ttgaataatattacatacttGATTGTCAACTATGAAGGCCACTTCGCAATGTTCTAATGTTGGATGTGTATAAAGAATCGCATTATATGGTTCTACAACAGCAGTTGATACctgacaaatattttatcatatagtatataattattaattatatttatttatatattatatgctcTTTACCTGAGGTGCAGGATAAATGCTAAAAgtcaatttactttttttaggaTAATCGACGGATAATCTTTCCATAAGTAAACTCGAAAAACCTGAACCTGTGCCTCCAccgaatgaatgaaaaattaagaaacctTGTAAACCTCTGCATCGTTCAGTAAGTCTACGAATTCGATCTAAAGTgatatctataatttcttttcctaaaaatatatatttatcaattatcagaaaaataatgaaataaaatttaattttctattaataaaattttcaaatattgcgTAATATACCTATTGTATAATGACCACGAGCATAATTATTTGCGGCATCTTCTTTTCCTGTGATTAATTGTTCCGGATGAAATAATTGTCTATATGTACCGGTACGAACTTCATCTGAAGtgttacgaaaaatttatataattttaattttacaataatattatttgtcaaTCAAAACcgaattttttagtttttaacaattaaaacttttcgatTAATAACTTGCCTACTACTGTTGGTTCAAGATCAACAAAAACAGCTCTTGGAACATGTTTTCCTGAATctgtttcagaaaaaaatgtattgaaagAATCATCCCCATAACCAACAGTGGTGTCACTGGGCATTTGCCCATTAGGTTGAATTCCATGTTCCAAGCAATATAGTTCCCAGCACGCATTACCCATTTGGACACCAGCTTGTCCAATATGAATAGATATGCATTCCcgctataataatataatagataattgtatttaacattattatcaattgctttcaatcaaaaagaaataaaaaatatactaatttaaatttttaaaaagattaaagatatttttagatgttaataatcaaaaaaaaattaattataaactattaactttatctaaaatttgaatatcataccttttttgccatttttttcatagaatattttttacaattaataattagtaaatttatttaaataattatgtttaataaaaaataaaaaagacgaaaaaatgtttaaaaataacatttaaatgtattttagaattatctaTGTCATATATAtcccctttatttttttattttattatagattaatgaaatatttatgttattataaattatttatttatgtataaatatttttttcttattaaacatttcgaatataaattattcttcttcttcaaaaaCATAAGGAAAtaccttttattattaaaaatatatgaaataatattaaatcgaatttttctaatcgaatcatttaaataatttaattcatttaaatattgaatcacttattgttaaatttaacacTTTTAAACTACTTCAGTTAATGCACTTCACACAATGTGATTACGAACTGATATGTTGAAATTCTATCGacataaagtaattttatatctgtCAGTAAATTGCAAAGCTTTTTTACCTTGACCTATTGtatcatcatttattaatcatgatctaaaaaagaaagttacaTCGTTGTAAAGATATATTCATTGCTGCTTtgcatataaaacataaaagatCATAGTTCCGGAatgcatatattttacattctctATATTATgctaaaaatcgatttttataggTTGACATACTGTAACCATAGCAGCTTAATCGAATATCGTTTTATGCGTGACACAATTTTGCAATtctgcaaataaataatttttgcacgaaagaaaaaacggctgataattcaatttcctctttatatatatatatatatatataaataatatatatatcataatatatatatatatataatatatatatcgtaatatatatatataataatatatatgtaaagagAGATACAAAttgtgtataattataaatatatttattaaatataaattaaaaaagattaatttaaaaaaaaaattatttcaattatataaatatttaaaaagattaaataatattaaataaatatatttataatattttaatattttaatagtattaaataatattaagattaaatattaaataataacattaaataatttatgttaaaatattgtatcaaaTAACTAATTGTGttcattttgtaataaatataaatattttataatgtttttttaaacatgTAATAGCAAatctaatgattttatataaaattattttaaaattgtgaaatattaattataattcaattattaatattttaaatacatattttttgaaaacaataataaatattattatttacataatgcataaatatttgaatttatattcaagTATTGgagatttgaatatataaattgaaatattatttatcattcatgtttttatcttaatttggcaaattgttttgtttaggatttttattattacaattctctaatcgatcgattaaactAGAAAAAAGTatgatacattataattatacaatacttGGCTAtagacaatattaatattgcataGTTTTGCATTATAATTTGCTAACTGttgtagaaatttataattgtaatttggaAATCTAATCTTTAGcaataatactatattattcaGTTTAATTCATcctattcatattataaaaattttttataaatatttataaaacaataataaataattttttaagtataattttttataaataaaataatttttattataattaatatcataattatgatttttaattataatttataattatttgtaatatgaaataataatgtaacatataataaatgaaatatttaccattattgataatataaattcttaaagatGAAAGATCGTGTCAGAACAAACCACAATCCGACTACTGTCTGACTCAATGAATAGTCAGATCACTGTGATatgctatattattattcctagGTATATAATATCTGTTTTAAGTATCATAGGTGACAAAGTTAATACTATagtacttaaaatataaatatcactaAAATCGTTCTTaacttaaatgaattttattttacttgttAGACTGttactaaataaaaaagatggaaaattgattaaaatttatttacaaatttgttttatatacatatttaaaaatgttatatattaataatatataaaaattaatcaattacatcgtaaacaaatgaatatatttctataaataaaggaaatgaataaatttgattaaatttattaaaatatttattgtaataataaaaattataaaatgaaatattataaaaatatatatatgtaaatatttaaatatatatgtactacgtaaatatattttataattattagtcatatttaaaaattaagattgttCCTTTTTAAGTCCCTTTGGACTAGAAAGTGTAATTAATTGTACTCTTCGAGGTGTTTTACTAGGGACTATTAATGGTACCTCTGATTTTTGAGATATATCTTTTTGAGATATATTTACTTTGATAACTTCATTAGTACTTTCTTCattataaactaatttaatatcttcagtctcttcaatttccattttattatctaagtcttttttttgtttaattgtgtgatttaataatttattattttcatttttgatattttgtgaattttcattgagaattttttttatttcatgttttatatcaaaatctaTAGCACTATTATCTATATCAGCAGTGGCTGCAGGTTTTTcagatacatttttaatattaaaacttgatgttgtaaattgtttaaaattattaatactatcagattttgttgaaatatcattttgtttcttatattcttGACCTAATTCACctttttgaaaatgtattatagAACAATAACCATCTGTTGAAgatgcaattaaaattctacCATCATCTGacctaaaaatgataaataaattaattttttttttcatttaacaatattaaataatcatttcttaCCATGCAACATCAGTTAATCtagtataatgaatatttgatattacagCAATTGGTGAAATTTGTTGAgtatcatatatcattattgAATGCTGTGTTGCAACAGCAAATATCATTCGATAAGGTAAAGCTATCATTGGTGTTGGACCATTGTtttgtaattcaaaataaagtgGACAACATCGAACTGCAATAGTGCATTCATCTAAAGAAGGTAGAAGTACAAGAggtctaaaaataaaattattatagattattataaaatataattattataaaatatattgtgttatatattatatattatattgtatatcaataaacttactcttttaaattatgtcttgaaaaaattaaagttgtaTTAGATACCTTTTCTGATGTTTCTATAGGCTCAATTATACCAGAAGGTACAATAAGTAATAATCCATCTATAGAAAATGTTAATCTTCTAAAAAATGACTTAAAAGTATcatcataaaataaacgtactattttatcttttattggaTAGTCTGCTCGAGTTGGAATTTTTGCCTTATAAATCCGTTGCACtgtttttttagtatttatatcaattaaacggcatattctataaatatataatttagttatatataaatatattaaagacaaagatattattaaaattatatacctgTCTGTActtattgtacatatatattgattacaaGGATCCCATGAAACACCTTGTACAAAACCTTTATGATCAGATAATATTGCTACAGAACGTCCTTTGTGAATATCCCATAAAATGGCTGTATTATCTACAGATCCAGAAACTAACATATTAGAATTTGGAGACCAACTGATATCATAGACATCCTCAAGATGTCCTCTTAATACTTTCCAAGAAATCCATTGTTCTTTATCTTTAGTTTCTTcagaagtaataaaaaattcgcaaTCCTCCTTTTGTTTCCATAAAACTATGGttgattctataaaatatattttaatttacttttcttaattaatcctttataatataatttttgctaaCCATCGTCTCCTGaagctaaaatatttttcgatggtGAAAATCGCACTACATTTACTGCCCTTTGATGCCGTTCTAAATCAGCAACGCATTTCACAATAGCACCTCCATTTTCATTCATTGTTAAATGCCATAtctgatttaaaaaagtaattcaaagttatattcatatattatatttaattgacaaattatttgtataatattaccaAAATATGTGAATCAGCACCTCCAGTTACAACACgccaaaaaatttcatcttttgatgttttataaattccattttgtatatcaatacTCAAAACTGGATCACGATTATGCCATGAAATTTCAGGCGTTGTACACCACATAGTTTTAATttagagaaataatataatataaaaaattatatcaagataataaaaaaagataataaataataagttgcATCTAACCCGTTACAAGATATCACATTGTTCCCGCCGGAACatgtgattttttaaaatccaatCTTAATTAGCTGTTCACTTTTCTAGTTAAATATCActagaaatttaatagaaaagtagaaatatttattaaaaatagaaaaaaatttatataaaaaattaaaaataaataaatttattttatatttttaaaaataatatctcaaataattataaattatttatgatattaaaaaaaattaatttatatattatatgtgcaagaaagattaataaatttttttaataattataaaagattataaatatatttcattgtacatattttaaattatttgattagatatgaaaaatttaacttaaacaattatgaaatatattatacattgtacATTGTACATCCggtagtattaatatatatgtgtctCCCTCTGAAGACTCAATGAGAATATATGGAAAACATGAACACAAAAATGGTGGGTACTGAAAATGATAATCACGATTGTGAGGAAAtagaaatcaaagaaaatatggaTAACAATCGACAAAATGGAGAAGTAATTTCTACAGAAAACAACGAGGAGAGAGATGTGTGTTAATTATGTTATCTtatattctcttattttataattcatttgaaaatacttatcatattttattaaaattaataggtttaatttcatatatatttcacgtgttcaaattgaaagttttttaaaaattatattctaatataatataatttatcaaatttataaatttaaatataaaatgattgtttAATGATATGTTAAGTGAAATGTAAATAGTTATTGCTACCtgtttcatttgaaaataatatcgtaaatattaaCTAAGATTTAATCTTtccgaaatattttattataaaaattgtttttttaattcatatataggTAAATGCAGATACTAATgaacaaaggaaaaaatatcaacgaACACATCTAGAATCATTTTTTGCTATaacaaaatcattaattatacgtGCCctcattatttattgtattagtCATCTATTTAGACGACTTCACACTGATAATTCTCAGTTTTCTGGCATTGTTAATCCAGCACAATCTTTACAAactgtaaatatatttgaaaatggaaCTCTATTTGATTTACATGTTTATTTATCAgaatcagaaaattttaaggaatttGATGATCCAAGAACATTAATATGGTTAGAACAAGGATTAATATATGGAGATTGGTATAGTGGACCATTTAAAGATggttcaaaaattaagaattataaatttattccatctgatcaattaaaaaataatggatcTATATATCTTCATGTGTATATTACAAAAAGTGGAAAATCTCCAAATCCTaaaagtggaaaaaatatttatgcaggAAATTATATGTCAAATTctacaaaaatgttaaataaatttaagaaagttAGATATCAAAAAAAGCATAATTTGTTAACTGGTGAAACTACTGCaagtaaagaagaaattgaggtataattatattctaccatcaaatcattaaataaatatattaaattaaagatattaaatattcattttagaaaGCTGAATTAATGAATCAGGAATATGTATCACATTGGCATCCaaatttaactattaatttagTAACAGATCATACTAATTGGGTATATGGTCAAGTGTCACCACCTTTAGATAcatgtaagttttttttttaatattttaaatttttatttttgtttaagataaatattattttttaatagatatccattttttacctggtgagaaattttataagcctgtaatatatatgaatgattTTTGGAATATGCAAAGAGACTATCAACCTTTAAATGATACTATAAAAGAACTTGAACTTAAATTAACTTATCAACcactttcattatttaaatggcAAATTTATGCAGCTCAAACAATGAGGAATAAGTGGACATCTTCACTTATgggtatattattttgataaaattaattataattaaaaatagaattttaataatatttttatataggagATTCATCAGACGAAGATGAAAATGATCAGGATACTTTGAAGGAAACATTATTAGAAACAAATCCTTATTTATTGGGTTTAACTATAATTGTATCAGTATTACATAgtgtatttgaatttttggcATTTAAAAATggtaagattaaaaataaataatttaatttttgtaaatagatGTGGTCAACTATTTGAATtggaaatcaaataataaacatattaataaattcactaACAAACAAAATcaactaaaaaatttacatataaaatttatatatagtataacttaaaaaattgcgaaattatatttttatgttataaaattttttgaatttttaacatataatttaatatatatttattatataatttatataatttaatatataattttacatccacatttaaaataatctacatccacattataaataatttataatataatttttatatgtttttgcaGATATACAGTTTTGGAATAATCGTAATTCATTGGAAGGTCTATCAGTTCGATctgtatttttcaatgtttttcaaTCTTTGATTGTTTTATTGTATGTTCTtgataatgaaacaaatacaGTCGTTCGGATTAGTTGCGCAATAGGTTTATGCATTGAagtatggaaaattaataaagttgtaaatattactattgataaaaattcaaaaatatttggtatttttccaaaaataagtTTTCATGATAAAGGATCATATGTAGAATCTTCCACAAAAGAATATGATAGACttgcttttaaatatttgtcatgGACTCTTTATCCTCTTTTAGGAGGATATGCTATTTATTCGTTGATGTATTTAGAACATAAAGGATGGTATTCTTGGGTTCTTAGTATGCTTTATGGATTTTTACTAACATTTGGATTTATTATGATGACaccacaattatttattaattataagttaaaaaGTGTAGCACATCTTCCATGGCGCATGATGTCTTACAAGTTTCTAAATACGTTTATT
The DNA window shown above is from Apis cerana isolate GH-2021 linkage group LG4, AcerK_1.0, whole genome shotgun sequence and carries:
- the LOC108003609 gene encoding chromatin assembly factor 1 subunit B — its product is MWCTTPEISWHNRDPVLSIDIQNGIYKTSKDEIFWRVVTGGADSHILIWHLTMNENGGAIVKCVADLERHQRAVNVVRFSPSKNILASGDDESTIVLWKQKEDCEFFITSEETKDKEQWISWKVLRGHLEDVYDISWSPNSNMLVSGSVDNTAILWDIHKGRSVAILSDHKGFVQGVSWDPCNQYICTISTDRICRLIDINTKKTVQRIYKAKIPTRADYPIKDKIVRLFYDDTFKSFFRRLTFSIDGLLLIVPSGIIEPIETSEKVSNTTLIFSRHNLKEPLVLLPSLDECTIAVRCCPLYFELQNNGPTPMIALPYRMIFAVATQHSIMIYDTQQISPIAVISNIHYTRLTDVAWSDDGRILIASSTDGYCSIIHFQKGELGQEYKKQNDISTKSDSINNFKQFTTSSFNIKNVSEKPAATADIDNSAIDFDIKHEIKKILNENSQNIKNENNKLLNHTIKQKKDLDNKMEIEETEDIKLVYNEESTNEVIKVNISQKDISQKSEVPLIVPSKTPRRVQLITLSSPKGLKKEQS
- the LOC108003583 gene encoding putative lipid scramblase CLPTM1, which encodes MENMNTKMVGTENDNHDCEEIEIKENMDNNRQNGEVISTENNEERDVNADTNEQRKKYQRTHLESFFAITKSLIIRALIIYCISHLFRRLHTDNSQFSGIVNPAQSLQTVNIFENGTLFDLHVYLSESENFKEFDDPRTLIWLEQGLIYGDWYSGPFKDGSKIKNYKFIPSDQLKNNGSIYLHVYITKSGKSPNPKSGKNIYAGNYMSNSTKMLNKFKKVRYQKKHNLLTGETTASKEEIEKAELMNQEYVSHWHPNLTINLVTDHTNWVYGQVSPPLDTYIHFLPGEKFYKPVIYMNDFWNMQRDYQPLNDTIKELELKLTYQPLSLFKWQIYAAQTMRNKWTSSLMGDSSDEDENDQDTLKETLLETNPYLLGLTIIVSVLHSVFEFLAFKNDIQFWNNRNSLEGLSVRSVFFNVFQSLIVLLYVLDNETNTVVRISCAIGLCIEVWKINKVVNITIDKNSKIFGIFPKISFHDKGSYVESSTKEYDRLAFKYLSWTLYPLLGGYAIYSLMYLEHKGWYSWVLSMLYGFLLTFGFIMMTPQLFINYKLKSVAHLPWRMMSYKFLNTFIDDIFAFVIKMPTLYRIGCFRDDIVFFIFLYQRWIYKTDHTRVNEFGFSGEMEAKITKDKKQEFIKDRAKNEANKKNE